The following are encoded in a window of Episyrphus balteatus chromosome X, idEpiBalt1.1, whole genome shotgun sequence genomic DNA:
- the LOC129920691 gene encoding zinc transporter ZIP9: MEETFILILLVMVMLVGSYLAGSIPLVMKLSEEKLKIVTVLGAGLLVGTALTVIIPEGIRSLYSSDIIVPEKLNLASNQIIASSEDTKNPSVVIEPAVPAAAYQYRHRHEEVDHSSTIGLSLVLGFVFMMLIDQISQRKSAANDQNITATLGLVVHAAADGVALGAAATTSHQDVEMIVFFAIMLHKAPAAFGLVSFLLHEKIERQQIRKHLAIFSLSAPLLTILTYFGIGQEQKETLNSVNATGIAMLFSAGTFLFVATVHVLPELTQGGHSHGGGGSGGFDNNPGVVYTSLEDASSTSSSVTKRPKGLKNSELIIMIFGALLPVVITFEHHH, translated from the exons ATGGAGGAGACATTCATTCTTATTCTTCTGGTCATGGTTATGTTAGTTGGCTCATACTTGGCCGGAAGTATTCCACTTGTTATGAAGTTATCCGAG GAAAAACTGAAGATTGTAACAGTTTTGGGTGCTGGGCTCCTAGTTGGGACTGCCCTAACTGTTATTATACCAGAGGGCATAAGATCATTGTATTCGTCTGATATTATAGTTCCtgaaaaattgaatcttgcaaGTAATCAGATAATTGCCAGCTCAGAAGACACAAAAAATCCATCTGTTGTTATTGAACCTGCTGTGCCAGCAGCGGCTTATCAATATCGTCATCGTCATGAAGAAGTTGACCATTCAAGTACAATAGGATTGTCATTAGTTCTTG GTTTTGTCTTCATGATGCTTATTGATCAAATATCACAAAGAAAAAGTGCCGCAAACGATCAAAATATTACAGCTACTTTAGGATTAGTTGTACATGCTGCCg CTGATGGTGTTGCGCTAGGTGCTGCTGCCACAACCAGTCATCAAGATGTTgaaatgattgttttctttGCCATTATGCTACACAAAGCTCCAGCTGCCTTTGGTTTAGTAAGTTTTTTATTACATGAAAAAATTGAACGTCAGCAAATACGAAAGCATCTGGCGATTTTTTCACTATCGGCTCCGTTACTTACAATTCTTACATATTTTGGAATTGGTCAAGAACAAAAAGAAACACTAAATTCAGTTAATGCAACCGGcattgcaatgttattttcagctggaacatttttatttgttgccACAGTGCATGTATTACCAGAACTGACGCAAGGCGGCCATAGTCATGGTGGAGGAGGTAGTGGAGGTTTTGATAATAATCCAGGAGTTGTATACACATCATTGGAAGATGCTTCAAGTACGAGTAGTTCGGTTACAAAACGACCTAAAGGACTTAAAAATAGTGAATTGATTATAATGATTTTTGGTGCTCTATTGCCAGTGGTTATAACATTTGAACATCATCactga